In Capsicum annuum cultivar UCD-10X-F1 chromosome 7, UCD10Xv1.1, whole genome shotgun sequence, one genomic interval encodes:
- the LOC107876424 gene encoding B3 domain-containing protein At4g34400-like: protein MEKGFFKVYSTETSAKQLKIPPGFRDYKNGKLPKRVSLRDRLGHIWSMRVAKIGREIYFQYGWPKFVKDNKLKHGDFLIFDYDGNKIFNIKILGSNGYEKKEDGCLKLGVLEESEEMNIEHQKCVEPKGKNWARYSNSSSYSNRSDKDSLKDGDKEYDQTKKMRCSKWKDVQEEEVYEEEDEFEEEEEEDKEETKKVTHSKRKHVEEEGYLDYDDDQEEEGEETEEEEVNERSGTFNNKESRLKEKMTSLYSCI, encoded by the exons AAAATTCCTCCAGGTTTTAGGGATTACAAGAATGGAAAGTTACCTAAGAGGGTCTCCCTAAGGGATCGACTTGGCCATATATGGTCTATGCGAGTGGCAAAAATAGGAAGAGAAATTTATTTTCAGTATGGATGGCCGAAATTCGTCAAGGACAACAAGTTAAAGCATGGTGACTTTCTAATTTTTGACTATGatggaaataaaatatttaatatcaagaTACTTGGATCTAATGGGTATGAAAAGAAAGAGGATGGATGTTTAAAATTGGGTGTGTTGGAGGAATCAGAAGAAATGAATATTGAACATCAAAAGTGCGTAGAGCCAAAAGGAAAGAATTGGGCTAGATATAGCAACAGTAGTTCTTATTCTAATCGTAGTGATAAGGATTCCTTGAAGGATGGGGATAAGGAATACGATCAGACCAAAAAGATGCGATGTTCAAAATGGAAGGACGTGCAAGAGGAAGAAGTTTATGAAGAGGAGGATGAATttgaggaagaagaggaggaagataAAGAAGAGACTAAAAAGGTGACACATTCCAAACGCAAGCATGTGGAAGAGGAAGGATatcttgattatgatgatgatcaGGAGGAGGAGGGAGAAGAGACTGAGGAGGAGGAAGTGAACGAGAGGTCTGGCACATTTAATAACAAGGAGTCACGTTTAAAAG aaaaaatgacatctttgtATAGTTGTATATGA